A portion of the Scylla paramamosain isolate STU-SP2022 chromosome 2, ASM3559412v1, whole genome shotgun sequence genome contains these proteins:
- the LOC135106704 gene encoding putative nuclease HARBI1, which yields MAEQQQQLQRRQRVYRQRRDVFNEYNDDELIKRFRMNRAGIITVADLVRDKLQSRTERNQPLSPETKVAITLRYLATGKMQQCSIDDFGTSQATISRVITQTIDALSEPDIVTQFVKFPLTRQEVQVKQEEFMEDYRFPGVVGTIDGTHIRIVAPSVDEHLYVNRKRYHSINVQVVFDAKYRILDVLARWPGSVHDARILDESGLKALFEQNYVPAGCYLLGDSGYPCKEWLLTPYLNPLAGVQTNYNTAHKRTRCVV from the exons ATGgcggagcaacaacaacaacttcaaaGACGACAGCGAGTGTATCGACAGCGACGGGACGTATTCAACGAGTACAATGACGACGAACTCATCAAACGCTTCAGGATGAACCGTGCTGGTATAATAACAGTGGCTGATTTAGTGAGGGACAAACTTCAATCCCGTACAGAACGGAATCAACCACTGAGTCCTGAGACAAAGGTGGCAATTACCCTAAGATATTTGGCCACAGGTAAAATGCAGCAGTGCAGCATTGATGACTTTGGGACCTCACAAGCAACAATCAGCCGTGTCATTACTCAAACAATTGATGCACTGTCAGAACCAGACATTGTAACTCAATTTGTAAAATTCCCATTGACTCGCCAAGAAGTGCAAGTGAAACAAGAAGAGTTCATGGAAGACTATAGGTTTCCCGGTGTTGTGGGTACCATAGATGGCACACACATTAGAATTGTGGCTCCCAGTGTCGATGAACatttatatgtaaatagaaAACGATACCACAGCATCAATGTGCAAGTCGTATTCGATGCCAAATACAGGATACTTGATGTTTTGGCACGGTGGCCTGGCTCAGTACATGATGCCAGGATATTGGACGAGTCTGGCTTGAAGGCACTTTTTGAACAAAATTATGTCCCAGCTGGATGCTACCTTCTAGGAGACAGTGGTTATCCTTGCAAGGAGTGGTTGCTGACGCCTTATCTAAACCCTCTGGCTGGCGTTCAGACAAACTATAACAC AGCACACAAGAGGACACGTTGTGTAGTATAG